The Carassius carassius chromosome 34, fCarCar2.1, whole genome shotgun sequence genome has a segment encoding these proteins:
- the LOC132114626 gene encoding DNA (cytosine-5)-methyltransferase 3B-like isoform X2, which yields MATNVSLDPNNPDDKCSRNEVLSWINKTLQINFTQVEQCRSGACFCQLMDLLFPGSIDMSKVKFESQKRSDFIQNYCLLQTAFQKSGVKEPVPVKPLLTGKFRPNFTFLKWFKKFFFANERQGREYNPVEARNGLDIVQVDDPVKSPKSWKNQRESGRVRDESDKDMELNGRRRPFDLKRHQQTRKHMKHEMGGLNSSGRKLIENSISYSKTMLLFIQNHCLSNLPSKINKVSQRTASYILGLNYPNDIVSACKINSYCIYIYGQVPLDAENIERSSCHAVLVGFFEEKLSKYCIRLLDVFQAEDGSSVSGCLLNVLRKFELPANNMVALYVNDQEQTSRSVVSQIQELNPQVIDLGGLYHVPESACRAGLKAHYSQVQELIADIYEHFSTCSTSNDNFKMLFAGIDELKDTSTPLSDSCEEFCVLVQRMLGMWSDLVSYFSSCDENNDKVKQICSQLENPKIRITLMFLDHALRPLRAFDQHLQQSKGSVRADLVQILREASVLLRSYACSFLRPQAVIRYLKERDPALLENSTFCLPATELSLGGAVEDFISTREEELADYLNVFHDECLAFYKTLTTSIANSLPLSDSVLRGISQLLSPAGRLKVTGNSIVDLAVQFGICSKPEDSAKLKDEFLEYQLVEDEEDTSSTITLERYWCHVLKSLPPESIFKRLVHSFLVLPCPSLEAEKIFAQAVENGDAANWDDSSSESDSEMAKDLDSNDDSSLEHTEGKISPTRNGRIEKKRSSTSEMDLRKDGANDGNWTSSTLHEGSVRGIYGWDSSLRQKPQERTVFQAGTGTWSKPVNPDKNTKPEVVKNNARSSSTSSSLSPRPGKREQTYNDGKGYAIGELVWGKVKGFSWWPGLVVAWKGRVLPVSMRRVEWFGDGMFSEIHTEGLLSFAEFTKCFYSKSYEGLPTYKNAIYQILELAAVRCGKTFPPSEKKGEEVKAMLDWAFGGFQPTGPDGFLPLVDSSTSNKTESDSSVSDCQPPAKRKYVTKNRQSTQDYNRDQMVKEVTVKGRNIEDFCLACGNDNVEIFHPLFKGSLCLKCKENFTETLYRYDEDGYQSYCTICCAGLEVILCGNASCCRCFCKDCLNVLVGPETFDKLKEVDPWSCYICQPSKCYGVLKLRPDWSVRVQEYFANNSAFEFEPHRVYPSIPAHKRRPIRVLSLFDGIATGYLVLKDLGFKLGRYIASEICEDSIAVGMIKHEGQVEYVKDVRTITRKHLAEWGPFDLLIGGSPCNDLSMVNPARKGLFEGTGRLFFEYYRMLTMMRPREDDDRPFFWLFENVVAMSAHDKADICRFLECNPVMIDAVKVSPAHRARYFWGNLPGMNRPLATSLADKADLQDCLEVGRTAMFNKVRTITTKSNSIKQGKMGPLPVTMNGKEDYLWCTEMERIFGFPKHYTDVNNMGRGQRQKLLGRSWSVPVIRHLFAPLKDYFACE from the exons ATGGCTACGAATGTAAGTCTGGACCCCAATAACCCTGATGACAAGTGCAGTCGCAATGAAGTTTTGTCCTGGATCAACAAAACATTACAGATTAATTTTACTCAAGTGGAGCAATGTCGTTCAG gtgcGTGTTTTTGCCAGCTTATGGACTTGCTCTTTCCAGGATCCATCGACATGAGTAAAGTAAAGTTTGAATCCCAAAAGAGGTCTGATTTTATACAGAACTACTGTCTTCTGCAGACAGCTTTCCAAAAATCAGGTGTAAAAGAG CCAGTCCCTGTGAAACCGCTTCTCACAGGAAAGTTTAGACCCAATTTCACTTTTCTGAAATGGTTCAAGAAATTTTTCTTTGCCAATGAGAGGCAAGGGAGAGAGTACAACCCAGTTGAAGCTCGTAATGGTCTGGATATTGTACAAGTAGATGACCCTGTTAAGTCTCCAAAATCCTGGAAAAACCAACGTGAATCTG GCAGAGTAAGAGACGAATCTGACAAAGACATGGAATTGAATGGAAGGAGGCGACCTTTTGATCTTAAACGACACCAGCAGACTCGGAAGCATATGAAGCATGAGATGGGAGGATTAAATTCATCTGGTAGAAAGTTGATTGAAAACTCTATTTCCTATAGTAAAACCATGCTGCTTTTTATTCAAAACCATTGCCTTTCCAATTTACCCTCAAAGATCAACAAGGTCTCCCAACGTACTGCAAGCTACATCCTCGGCCTAAATTATCCAAATGATATTGTTTCTGCTTGTAAGATCAATTCATACTGTATCTACATATACGGACAGGTGCCACTTGACGCAGAGAACATAGAAAGGAGCTCCTGCCATGCAGTTCTAGTCGGCTTTTTTGAGGAAAAGCTATCAAAATATTGTATCCGTCTGCTTGATGTCTTTCAGGCTGAAGATGGTAGCTCTGTATCTGGATGTTTACTCAATGTCCTTCGGAAGTTTGAGCTTCCTGCTAACAACATGGTAGCTCTCTATGTTAATGACCAAGAACAGACCTCAAGAAGTGTTGTGTCGCAGATTCAGGAGCTCAACCCACAGGTGATTGATCTTGGTGGACTTTACCACGTACCTGAATCTGCCTGCCGTGCTGGCCTAAAGGCGCACTACAGTCAGGTTCAGGAACTTATTGCAGACATATATGAGCACTTCTCAACTTGCTCCACCAGCAACGACAACTTCAAGATGCTGTTTGCGGGCATTGATGAACTAAAAGACACCAGCACTCCTCTCTCAGACAGTTGTGAGGAGTTTTGTGTGCTTGTTCAAAGGATGCTTGGAATGTGGAGTGATTTGGTATCATACTTTAGTTCCTGTGATGAAAATAATGATAAAGTTAAGCAGATTTGTTCGCAGTTGGAGAATCCTAAAATTAGGATCACCTTGATGTTTCTGGATCATGCTCTTAGACCACTCCGTGCCTTCGACCAGCACCTGCAACAAAGCAAAGGCTCTGTCCGTGCTGATCTTGTCCAGATCCTTCGAGAAGCAAGTGTGCTCCTACGTTCTTATGCTTGTAGTTTTCTTCGCCCTCAAGCGGTTATACGCTACCTGAAGGAACGAGACCCAGCCCTCCTGGAGAACTCAACATTCTGCCTTCCTGCTACTGAGCTCAGTCTAGGTGGTGCGGTGGAAGACTTCATCTCCACCAGAGAAGAAGAACTAGCAGATTACCTGAACGTGTTTCATGATGAGTGTTTAGCTTTCTACAAAACTCTTACAACCTCCATTGCTAACAGTCTACCTCTGAGCGATAGTGTCCTGAGGGGCATTTCACAACTCCTCAGCCCGGCAGGAAGATTAAAGGTCACAGGAAATAGTATAGTTGACCTTGCAGTACAATTTGGCATCTGCTCCAAACCTGAGGATTCTGCTAAGCTCAAAGATGAGTTCTTGGAATACCAGCTTGTAGAGGATGAAGAAGACACATCTTCAACCATTACTCTGGAACGATACTGGTGTCATGTGCTCAAGTCTTTACCACCAGAATCTATCTTCAAGAGACTTGTCCACTCTTTTTTGGTTTTGCCCTGTCCATCTCTTGAAGCAGAAAAGATCTTTGCACAG GCTGTTGAAAATGGGGATGCTGCTAATTGGGATGATAGTTCAAGTGAAAGTGACTCAGAAATGGCGAAAGATCTGGATTCCAATGATGACTCTTCTTTAGAGCACACTGAAGGCAAGATTTCTCCTACCAGAAATgggagaatagaaaaaaaaagaagcagcacATCAG AAATGGACTTAAGGAAAGATGGAGCCAATGATGGTAACTGGACTAGTAGCACATTACATGAG GGCTCAGTTAGGGGAATATACGGTTGGGACAGCAGCTTACGGCAGAAACCACAGGAACGTACAGTCTTTCAGGCTGGTACAGGCACCTGGAGCAAACCGGTGAACCCTGACAAGAACACCAAACCAGAGGTG GTTAAGAACAATGCTCGTTCATCCTCAACAAGTTCGTCCCTGAGCCCCAGACCTGGAAAGAGAGAACAAACGTACAAT GATGGAAAAGGATATGCCATTGGAGAGCTTGTGTGGGGAAAAGTAAAGGGCTTCTCCTGGTGGCCTGGACTGGTGGTGGCGTGGAAGGGCAGGGTGCTTCCTGTGTCTATGAGGCGTGTAGAGTGGTTTGGAGATGGCATGTTTTCAGAG ATTCATACAGAGGGACTGCTGTCTTTCGCTGAATTTACAAAGTGCTTTTATAGTAAATCCTATGAAGGTCTGCCTACCTACAAGAATGCCATCTATCAAATCCTAGAG TTGGCAGCGGTGCGCTGTGGGAAGACTTTCCCCCCTTCTGAGAAGAAAGGGGAAGAGGTGAAGGCTATGCTGGATTGGGCATTTGGAGGCTTCCAGCCCACAGGTCCTGATGGCTTTTTGCCTCTTGTGg ACAGCTCTACCAGTAATAAAACGGAGTCGGATTCCTCTGTGTCTGATTGTCAGCCTCCAGCCAAGAGGAAGTATGTCACCAAGAACAGACAGTCAACTCAGGATTACAACAGAG ATCAAATGGTCAAGGAGGTAACCGTTAAAGGCAGAAACATTGAAG ATTTCTGCCTGGCCTGTGGAAATGACAACGTTGAAATTTTCCATCCTCTTTTTAAGGGAAGCCTTTGTTTAAAGTGCAAG GAGAACTTTACAGAGACGCTGTACAGGTATGATGAGGATGGCTATCAGTCGTACTGCACCATCTGCTGTGCTGGACTAGAAGTCATACTTTGTGGAAACGCCAGCTGCTGCAG GTGTTTCTGTAAAGACTGTTTGAATGTGTTGGTGGGACCAGAGACATTCGATAAGCTAAAGGAGGTTGACCCATGGAGCTGTTACATTTGCCAGCCCTCTAAGTGCTACGGCGTGCTCAAGCTCAGGCCTGACTGGAGTGTTCGTGTCCAGGAGTATTTCGCCAATAACAGTGCCTTTGAATTT GAGCCACATCGAGTGTATCCTTCAATTCCAGCTCATAAGCGTCGTCCAATCAGAGTCCTCTCCCTGTTTGATGGGATTGCAACAG GCTATCTGGTTTTAAAAGACCTGGGTTTTAAATTGGGACGCTACATTGCGTCTGAGATCTGTGAAGACTCCATCGCTGTTGGGATGATCAAACATGAGGGCCAGGTTGAATATGTAAAAGATGTGCGCACCATCACAAGGAAACAT CTGGCTGAGTGGGGGCCATTTGACCTCCTGATTGGTGGAAGTCCTTGTAATGACCTGTCCATGGTGAATCCAGCCAGAAAAGGTCTTTTTG AAGGTACAGGTcgactgttctttgaatattaccGCATGTTAACCATGATGAGGCCTAGAGAGGATGATGATCGCCCCTTTTTCTGGCTCTTTGAGAATGTAGTAGCCATGAGTGCCCATGACAAGGCTGATATCTGTCGTTTCCTGGAG TGTAATCCTGTGATGATTGATGCTGTGAAAGTAAGCCCAGCCCACAGAGCCCGTTACTTCTGGGGAAATTTACCTGGAATGAACCG ACCACTTGCTACTTCACTCGCTGATAAAGCAGATCTGCAGGACTGCCTGGAGGTTGGACGAACTGCAATG TTCAACAAAGTTCGCACTATCACCACCAAGTCCAATTCCATCAAACAAGGGAAGATGGGACCTCTGCCAGTCACCATGAACGGAAAAGAGGACTATCTTTGGTGC
- the LOC132114626 gene encoding DNA (cytosine-5)-methyltransferase 3A-like isoform X1, with product MATNVSLDPNNPDDKCSRNEVLSWINKTLQINFTQVEQCRSGACFCQLMDLLFPGSIDMSKVKFESQKRSDFIQNYCLLQTAFQKSGVKEPVPVKPLLTGKFRPNFTFLKWFKKFFFANERQGREYNPVEARNGLDIVQVDDPVKSPKSWKNQRESGRVRDESDKDMELNGRRRPFDLKRHQQTRKHMKHEMGGLNSSGRKLIENSISYSKTMLLFIQNHCLSNLPSKINKVSQRTASYILGLNYPNDIVSACKINSYCIYIYGQVPLDAENIERSSCHAVLVGFFEEKLSKYCIRLLDVFQAEDGSSVSGCLLNVLRKFELPANNMVALYVNDQEQTSRSVVSQIQELNPQVIDLGGLYHVPESACRAGLKAHYSQVQELIADIYEHFSTCSTSNDNFKMLFAGIDELKDTSTPLSDSCEEFCVLVQRMLGMWSDLVSYFSSCDENNDKVKQICSQLENPKIRITLMFLDHALRPLRAFDQHLQQSKGSVRADLVQILREASVLLRSYACSFLRPQAVIRYLKERDPALLENSTFCLPATELSLGGAVEDFISTREEELADYLNVFHDECLAFYKTLTTSIANSLPLSDSVLRGISQLLSPAGRLKVTGNSIVDLAVQFGICSKPEDSAKLKDEFLEYQLVEDEEDTSSTITLERYWCHVLKSLPPESIFKRLVHSFLVLPCPSLEAEKIFAQAVENGDAANWDDSSSESDSEMAKDLDSNDDSSLEHTEGKISPTRNGRIEKKRSSTSDMVQHSNTVKPCVVQLEKITSQREMDLRKDGANDGNWTSSTLHEGSVRGIYGWDSSLRQKPQERTVFQAGTGTWSKPVNPDKNTKPEVVKNNARSSSTSSSLSPRPGKREQTYNDGKGYAIGELVWGKVKGFSWWPGLVVAWKGRVLPVSMRRVEWFGDGMFSEIHTEGLLSFAEFTKCFYSKSYEGLPTYKNAIYQILELAAVRCGKTFPPSEKKGEEVKAMLDWAFGGFQPTGPDGFLPLVDSSTSNKTESDSSVSDCQPPAKRKYVTKNRQSTQDYNRDQMVKEVTVKGRNIEDFCLACGNDNVEIFHPLFKGSLCLKCKENFTETLYRYDEDGYQSYCTICCAGLEVILCGNASCCRCFCKDCLNVLVGPETFDKLKEVDPWSCYICQPSKCYGVLKLRPDWSVRVQEYFANNSAFEFEPHRVYPSIPAHKRRPIRVLSLFDGIATGYLVLKDLGFKLGRYIASEICEDSIAVGMIKHEGQVEYVKDVRTITRKHLAEWGPFDLLIGGSPCNDLSMVNPARKGLFEGTGRLFFEYYRMLTMMRPREDDDRPFFWLFENVVAMSAHDKADICRFLECNPVMIDAVKVSPAHRARYFWGNLPGMNRPLATSLADKADLQDCLEVGRTAMFNKVRTITTKSNSIKQGKMGPLPVTMNGKEDYLWCTEMERIFGFPKHYTDVNNMGRGQRQKLLGRSWSVPVIRHLFAPLKDYFACE from the exons ATGGCTACGAATGTAAGTCTGGACCCCAATAACCCTGATGACAAGTGCAGTCGCAATGAAGTTTTGTCCTGGATCAACAAAACATTACAGATTAATTTTACTCAAGTGGAGCAATGTCGTTCAG gtgcGTGTTTTTGCCAGCTTATGGACTTGCTCTTTCCAGGATCCATCGACATGAGTAAAGTAAAGTTTGAATCCCAAAAGAGGTCTGATTTTATACAGAACTACTGTCTTCTGCAGACAGCTTTCCAAAAATCAGGTGTAAAAGAG CCAGTCCCTGTGAAACCGCTTCTCACAGGAAAGTTTAGACCCAATTTCACTTTTCTGAAATGGTTCAAGAAATTTTTCTTTGCCAATGAGAGGCAAGGGAGAGAGTACAACCCAGTTGAAGCTCGTAATGGTCTGGATATTGTACAAGTAGATGACCCTGTTAAGTCTCCAAAATCCTGGAAAAACCAACGTGAATCTG GCAGAGTAAGAGACGAATCTGACAAAGACATGGAATTGAATGGAAGGAGGCGACCTTTTGATCTTAAACGACACCAGCAGACTCGGAAGCATATGAAGCATGAGATGGGAGGATTAAATTCATCTGGTAGAAAGTTGATTGAAAACTCTATTTCCTATAGTAAAACCATGCTGCTTTTTATTCAAAACCATTGCCTTTCCAATTTACCCTCAAAGATCAACAAGGTCTCCCAACGTACTGCAAGCTACATCCTCGGCCTAAATTATCCAAATGATATTGTTTCTGCTTGTAAGATCAATTCATACTGTATCTACATATACGGACAGGTGCCACTTGACGCAGAGAACATAGAAAGGAGCTCCTGCCATGCAGTTCTAGTCGGCTTTTTTGAGGAAAAGCTATCAAAATATTGTATCCGTCTGCTTGATGTCTTTCAGGCTGAAGATGGTAGCTCTGTATCTGGATGTTTACTCAATGTCCTTCGGAAGTTTGAGCTTCCTGCTAACAACATGGTAGCTCTCTATGTTAATGACCAAGAACAGACCTCAAGAAGTGTTGTGTCGCAGATTCAGGAGCTCAACCCACAGGTGATTGATCTTGGTGGACTTTACCACGTACCTGAATCTGCCTGCCGTGCTGGCCTAAAGGCGCACTACAGTCAGGTTCAGGAACTTATTGCAGACATATATGAGCACTTCTCAACTTGCTCCACCAGCAACGACAACTTCAAGATGCTGTTTGCGGGCATTGATGAACTAAAAGACACCAGCACTCCTCTCTCAGACAGTTGTGAGGAGTTTTGTGTGCTTGTTCAAAGGATGCTTGGAATGTGGAGTGATTTGGTATCATACTTTAGTTCCTGTGATGAAAATAATGATAAAGTTAAGCAGATTTGTTCGCAGTTGGAGAATCCTAAAATTAGGATCACCTTGATGTTTCTGGATCATGCTCTTAGACCACTCCGTGCCTTCGACCAGCACCTGCAACAAAGCAAAGGCTCTGTCCGTGCTGATCTTGTCCAGATCCTTCGAGAAGCAAGTGTGCTCCTACGTTCTTATGCTTGTAGTTTTCTTCGCCCTCAAGCGGTTATACGCTACCTGAAGGAACGAGACCCAGCCCTCCTGGAGAACTCAACATTCTGCCTTCCTGCTACTGAGCTCAGTCTAGGTGGTGCGGTGGAAGACTTCATCTCCACCAGAGAAGAAGAACTAGCAGATTACCTGAACGTGTTTCATGATGAGTGTTTAGCTTTCTACAAAACTCTTACAACCTCCATTGCTAACAGTCTACCTCTGAGCGATAGTGTCCTGAGGGGCATTTCACAACTCCTCAGCCCGGCAGGAAGATTAAAGGTCACAGGAAATAGTATAGTTGACCTTGCAGTACAATTTGGCATCTGCTCCAAACCTGAGGATTCTGCTAAGCTCAAAGATGAGTTCTTGGAATACCAGCTTGTAGAGGATGAAGAAGACACATCTTCAACCATTACTCTGGAACGATACTGGTGTCATGTGCTCAAGTCTTTACCACCAGAATCTATCTTCAAGAGACTTGTCCACTCTTTTTTGGTTTTGCCCTGTCCATCTCTTGAAGCAGAAAAGATCTTTGCACAG GCTGTTGAAAATGGGGATGCTGCTAATTGGGATGATAGTTCAAGTGAAAGTGACTCAGAAATGGCGAAAGATCTGGATTCCAATGATGACTCTTCTTTAGAGCACACTGAAGGCAAGATTTCTCCTACCAGAAATgggagaatagaaaaaaaaagaagcagcacATCAG ACATGGTTCAACACTCAAACACAGTGAAGCCGTGTGTGGTGCAACTGGAGAAGATCACCAGTCAGAGAG AAATGGACTTAAGGAAAGATGGAGCCAATGATGGTAACTGGACTAGTAGCACATTACATGAG GGCTCAGTTAGGGGAATATACGGTTGGGACAGCAGCTTACGGCAGAAACCACAGGAACGTACAGTCTTTCAGGCTGGTACAGGCACCTGGAGCAAACCGGTGAACCCTGACAAGAACACCAAACCAGAGGTG GTTAAGAACAATGCTCGTTCATCCTCAACAAGTTCGTCCCTGAGCCCCAGACCTGGAAAGAGAGAACAAACGTACAAT GATGGAAAAGGATATGCCATTGGAGAGCTTGTGTGGGGAAAAGTAAAGGGCTTCTCCTGGTGGCCTGGACTGGTGGTGGCGTGGAAGGGCAGGGTGCTTCCTGTGTCTATGAGGCGTGTAGAGTGGTTTGGAGATGGCATGTTTTCAGAG ATTCATACAGAGGGACTGCTGTCTTTCGCTGAATTTACAAAGTGCTTTTATAGTAAATCCTATGAAGGTCTGCCTACCTACAAGAATGCCATCTATCAAATCCTAGAG TTGGCAGCGGTGCGCTGTGGGAAGACTTTCCCCCCTTCTGAGAAGAAAGGGGAAGAGGTGAAGGCTATGCTGGATTGGGCATTTGGAGGCTTCCAGCCCACAGGTCCTGATGGCTTTTTGCCTCTTGTGg ACAGCTCTACCAGTAATAAAACGGAGTCGGATTCCTCTGTGTCTGATTGTCAGCCTCCAGCCAAGAGGAAGTATGTCACCAAGAACAGACAGTCAACTCAGGATTACAACAGAG ATCAAATGGTCAAGGAGGTAACCGTTAAAGGCAGAAACATTGAAG ATTTCTGCCTGGCCTGTGGAAATGACAACGTTGAAATTTTCCATCCTCTTTTTAAGGGAAGCCTTTGTTTAAAGTGCAAG GAGAACTTTACAGAGACGCTGTACAGGTATGATGAGGATGGCTATCAGTCGTACTGCACCATCTGCTGTGCTGGACTAGAAGTCATACTTTGTGGAAACGCCAGCTGCTGCAG GTGTTTCTGTAAAGACTGTTTGAATGTGTTGGTGGGACCAGAGACATTCGATAAGCTAAAGGAGGTTGACCCATGGAGCTGTTACATTTGCCAGCCCTCTAAGTGCTACGGCGTGCTCAAGCTCAGGCCTGACTGGAGTGTTCGTGTCCAGGAGTATTTCGCCAATAACAGTGCCTTTGAATTT GAGCCACATCGAGTGTATCCTTCAATTCCAGCTCATAAGCGTCGTCCAATCAGAGTCCTCTCCCTGTTTGATGGGATTGCAACAG GCTATCTGGTTTTAAAAGACCTGGGTTTTAAATTGGGACGCTACATTGCGTCTGAGATCTGTGAAGACTCCATCGCTGTTGGGATGATCAAACATGAGGGCCAGGTTGAATATGTAAAAGATGTGCGCACCATCACAAGGAAACAT CTGGCTGAGTGGGGGCCATTTGACCTCCTGATTGGTGGAAGTCCTTGTAATGACCTGTCCATGGTGAATCCAGCCAGAAAAGGTCTTTTTG AAGGTACAGGTcgactgttctttgaatattaccGCATGTTAACCATGATGAGGCCTAGAGAGGATGATGATCGCCCCTTTTTCTGGCTCTTTGAGAATGTAGTAGCCATGAGTGCCCATGACAAGGCTGATATCTGTCGTTTCCTGGAG TGTAATCCTGTGATGATTGATGCTGTGAAAGTAAGCCCAGCCCACAGAGCCCGTTACTTCTGGGGAAATTTACCTGGAATGAACCG ACCACTTGCTACTTCACTCGCTGATAAAGCAGATCTGCAGGACTGCCTGGAGGTTGGACGAACTGCAATG TTCAACAAAGTTCGCACTATCACCACCAAGTCCAATTCCATCAAACAAGGGAAGATGGGACCTCTGCCAGTCACCATGAACGGAAAAGAGGACTATCTTTGGTGC